Proteins found in one Canis lupus baileyi chromosome 26, mCanLup2.hap1, whole genome shotgun sequence genomic segment:
- the ZHX3 gene encoding zinc fingers and homeoboxes protein 3, producing MASKRKSTTPCMIPVKTVVLQEPGAEAQPAAALPEGPPQELPPEVPATSSEVAQTASSTDGAALANGHRSTLDGYSYSCRYCDFRSQDITQFVGHMNSEHMDFTKDPTFVCTECSFLAKTPEGLSLHNAKCHSGEASFVWNVAKPDNHVIVEQSVPESTCTPDLSSEPNTEGTDGQAEIIITKTPIMKIMKGKAEAKKIHTLKENLPSQPVGDTALPNPSAGESEAKEGDHSFVNGAVPVAQPASSSAKGPHVANGPLLGAVPVLPAGLAQFLPLQQPPPVHAQHHGHQPLPTSKSLPKVMIPLSSIPTYNAAMDSNSFLKNSFHKFPYPTKAELCYLTVVTKYPEEQLKIWFTAQRLKQGISWSPEEIEDARKKMFNTVIQSVPQPTITVLNTPLVASAGGVQHLIQAALPGHVVGQPEGAAGGLLVTQPLMANGLQAPSSALPPAVTSVPKQPTVAPINTVCSNTTSAVKVVNAAQSLLTACPSITSQAFLDASIYKNKKSHEQLSALKGSFCRNQFPGQSEVEHLTRVTGLSTREVRKWFSDRRYHCRNLKGSRTVLPGDPGAIIIDPGPEAPFSPAAAKAPEVPCGPPAATLAAPPSARRQAWHQTPDFTPTKYKERAPEQLRALESSFAQNPLPPDDELDRLRTETKMTRREIDSWFSERRKRVGAEDTRRADGGAALEEEEVVAVAAEDEAGDEELVGDLRVPGEDGSPEALGGHLLAERKVSPIKINLKNLRVTEANGRSELPGPGACEPEEEGPGKPAEQPPGKASCKKTAQQRHLLRQLFVQTRWPSTQDYDAIMAQTGLPRPEVVRWFGDSRYALKNGQLKWYEDYKRGNFPPGLLVVTPGNRELLQGYYLSHKTLCEEDLQSLCDKTQMSSQQVKQWFAEKMGEETRAVADTGGEDQGAGEPAAGHKGTGDAYSEVSENSESWEPGAPEVGSEPVDAPSPQAGLQLETD from the coding sequence ATGGCCAGCAAGAGGAAGTCCACCACCCCGTGCATGATCCCTGTGAAGACCGTGGTGCTGCAGGAACCCGGTGCGGAGGCCCAGCCTGCCGCAGCTCTGCCCGAAGGACCCCCGCAGGAGCTGCCCCCTGAAGTGCCAGCTACCAGCAGCGAGGTCGCCCAGACGGCCAGCAGTACCGACGGCGCTGCCCTGGCCAATGGGCACCGGAGCACTTTGGATGGCTACTCGTATTCCTGCAGATACTGTGATTTCAGATCCCAGGACATAACCCAGTTTGTGGGACACATGAACTCAGAGCACATGGACTTTACTAAGGACCCAACTTTTGTCTGCACTGAATGCAGTTTTCTGGCAAAAACTCCTGAGGGACTTTCTCTGCACAATGCCAAGTGTCACTCGGGGGAAGCCAGCTTTGTGtggaatgtggccaagccagacAATCATGTCATCGTGGAGCAGAGTGTCCCTGAGAGCACCTGCACTCCTGACCTATCGAGTGAGCCCAACACTGAAGGGACCGATGGACAGGCTGAAATCATCATTACCAAAACCCCAATCATGAAGATAATGAAAGGCAAAGCTGAAGCCAAAAAAATTCATACACTCAAGGAGAACCTCCCCAGTCAGCCTGTGGGTGACACGGCCTTACCAAACCCCTCAGCTGGGGAGAGTGAGGCGAAGGAGGGGGATCACTCCTTTGTCAACGGGGCGGTCCCGGTCGCTCAGCCAGCCAGCAGCTCGGCAAAAGGGCCGCATGTGGCCAATGGTCCCCTGCTGGGAGCGGTGCCGGTTCTGCCGGCTGGTCTGGCACAGTTCCTCCCCCTGCAGCAGCCGCCCCCCGTGCACGCCCAGCACCACGGCCACCAGCCGCTGCCCACTTCCAAGTCCCTGCCCAAGGTGATGATCCCACTGAGCAGCATCCCCACCTACAATGCGGCCATGGATTCCAACAGCTTTCTCAAGAACTCCTTCCACAAGTTCCCCTACCCGACCAAAGCTGAGCTCTGCTACTTGACTGTTGTCACCAAGTACCCGGAAGAGCAGCTCAAGATCTGGTTCACAGCCCAGAGGCTGAAGCAGGGCATCAGCTGGTCCCCCGAGGAGATCGAGGACGCCCggaaaaagatgttcaatacGGTCATTCAGTCCGTACCCCAGCCCACAATCACTGTCCTCAACACGCCCCTGGTGGCCAGTGCCGGCGGCGTGCAGCACCTCATCCAGGCCGCCCTCCCGGGCCACGTGGTGGGGCAGCCCGAGGGCGCAGCGGGTGGCCTGCTGGTCACGCAGCCACTGATGGCCAATGGGCTGCAGGCGCCCAGCTCAGCCCTGCCGCCGGCGGTCACGTCGGTCCCCAAGCAGCCCACTGTGGCGCCCATTAACACTGTGTGCTCCAACACCACGTCGGCCGTGAAGGTGGTCAACGCGGCCCAGTCGCTGCTCACGGCGTGCCCCAGCATCACCTCCCAAGCCTTCCTGGACGCCAGCATCTACAAGAACAAGAAGTCTCACGAACAGCTGTCCGCCCTGAAAGGAAGCTTCTGTCGGAACCAGTTCCCGGGGCAGAGCGAGGTGGAGCATCTGACCAGAGTGACGGGCCTCAGCACCAGGGAGGTGCGCAAGTGGTTCAGCGACCGCCGGTACCACTGCCGGAACCTCAAGGGCTCCAGGACCGTGCTGCCCGGTGACCCCGGCGCCATCATCATCGACCCCGGGCCCGAGGCGCCCTTCTCCCCAGCGGCAGCCAAGGCCCCCGAGGTGCCCTGCGGCCCGCCCGcggccaccctggctgcccccccTTCCGCCAGACGCCAGGCCTGGCACCAGACCCCCGACTTCACGCCAACCAAGTACAAGGAGCGAGCCCCCGAGCAGCTCAGAGCCCTGGAGAGCAGTTTTGCGCAGAACCCTCTTCCTCCCGACGACGAGCTGGACCGCCTGAGGACGGAAACCAAGATGACCCGGAGAGAGATCGACAGCTGGTTCTCAGAGAGGCGGAAGAGAGTGGGTGCCGAGGACACCAGGAGGGCTGATGGGGGCGCTgctctggaggaggaggaggtggtggctgTGGCTGCGGAGGACGAGGCGGGGGACGAGGAGCTGGTGGGGGACCTCAGGGTCCCCGGCGAAGATGGCTCCCCGGAGGCGCTCGGCGGCCACTTGCTGGCGGAGCGCAAGGTCAGCCCCATCAAGATCAACCTCAAGAACCTGCGGGTCACCGAGGCCAACGGCAGGAGCGAGCTCCCGGGGCCGGGCGCCTGTGAGCCCGAGGAGGAAGGGCCCGGCAAGCCGGCCGAGCAGCCCCCCGGCAAGGCGAGCTGCAAGAAGACCGCCCAGCAGCGGCACCTGCTGCGCCAGCTGTTCGTGCAGACGCGATGGCCCAGCACCCAGGACTACGACGCCATCATGGCCCAGACTGGCCTGCCGCGGCCTGAGGTGGTGCGCTGGTTTGGGGACAGTAGGTACGCCCTGAAGAACGGCCAGCTCAAGTGGTACGAAGACTATAAGCGGGGCAACTTCCCCCCAGGCCTGCTGGTCGTCACCCCGGGCAACCGGGAGCTGCTGCAGGGCTATTACCTGTCGCACAAGACGCTGTGCGAGGAGGACCTGCAGAGCCTCTGCGACAAGACCCAGATGAGCTCCCAGCAGGTGAAGCAGTGGTTTGCGGAGAAAATGGGCGAGGAGACCCGGGCTGTGGCGGACACAGGCGGTGAGGACCAGGGCGCCGGCGAGCCCGCGGCTGGGCACAAAGGGACGGGGGACGCGTATTCGGAGGTGTCGGAGAACAGTGAGTCGTGGGAGCCCGGCGCCCCTGAGGTCGGCTCGGAGCCCGTTGATGCCCCGAGTCCCCAGGCTGGACTTCAGCTGG